A part of Aegilops tauschii subsp. strangulata cultivar AL8/78 chromosome 2, Aet v6.0, whole genome shotgun sequence genomic DNA contains:
- the LOC109770448 gene encoding 9-cis-epoxycarotenoid dioxygenase NCED4, chloroplastic-like — translation MASSITAPAAAPGSVVRPPAKVAPNDPRKNADGSAVVTWKGPMRAAPARKKWPNPFQRMVAAALDAVEDRLVAGILERKHPLPRTVDPAVQIAGNYAPVGELPPAGPEDLPVVSGRVPACLEGVYVRNGANPLHAPRAGHHLFDGDGMLHAVRLGGGRAESYACRFTETARLRQEREIGRPIFPKAIGELHGHSGVARLALFGARSLCGVVDASQGIGVANAGLVYHDGRLLAMSEDDLPYHVRVTPDGDLETVGRYDFNGQLDGAMIAHPKLDPATGELFALSYNVVSKPYLKYLYFTADGHKSHDVDIPVDEPPMIHDFAVTENYAVVPDQQIVFKLQEMVLGGSPVVYDKNKTARFGVLPKRAANALELRWVEVPDCFCFHLWNAWGGEATGEIVVIGSCMTPPDAVFNESPDQEQSFRSVLSEIRLDPRTGTSRRRAVLREADQVNLEAGMVNRQLLGRKTRYAYLAIAEPWPRVSGFAKVDLESGTAEKFTYGEGRYGGEPCFVPHADGSGAEDDGYVLCFVHDESRGSADGTSSELLVVNARDLRSEATVELPGRVPYGLYTLLIFLKKFDDN, via the coding sequence ATGGCGTCGTCTATCACTGCTCCGGCCGCTGCCCCCGGCAGCGTCGTCAGGCCACCGGCTAAGGTCGCCCCTAACGATCCCCGCAAGAACGCCGATGGCTCTGCTGTTGTCACTTGGAAGGGCCCAATGCGAGCGGCTCCCGCGCGGAAAAAGTGGCCCAACCCGTTCCAGCGCATGGTGGCAGCTGCGTTGGACGCGGTGGAGGACAGGCTTGTCGCCGGCATCCTCGAGCGCAAGCACCCGCTGCCGCGAACGGTGGATCCGGCCGTGCAGATCGCCGGTAACTACGCGCCGGTGGGGGAGCTTCCACCCGCCGGGCCGGAGGACCTCCCTGTCGTGTCAGGCCGCGTCCCGGCGTGCCTCGAAGGCGTGTACGTCCGCAACGGCGCCAACCCGCTCCACGCGCCGCGCGCTGGCCACCACCTGTTCGACGGCGACGGGATGCTCCACGCCGTACGCCTAGGCGGTGGCCGTGCCGAGTCCTACGCGTGCCGGTTCACGGAGACGGCAAGGCTTCGGCAGGAGCGCGAGATTGGCCGCCCCATTTTCCCCAAGGCTATCGGCGAGCTCCACGGCCACTCTGGCGTGGCGCGGCTGGCGCTCTTTGGGGCAAGGTCGCTCTGTGGCGTGGTCGACGCGTCTCAAGGGATCGGTGTCGCCAACGCTGGGCTGGTGTACCACGACGGCCGCCTCCTCGCCATGTCCGAGGACGACCTCCCCTACCACGTTCGCGTCACCCCCGATGGCGACCTTGAGACGGTCGGCCGCTACGACTTCAATGGGCAGCTCGATGGCGCCATGATCGCGCACCCCAAGCTCGACCCGGCCACCGGCGAGCTTTTTGCGCTCAGCTACAATGTTGTCTCGAAACCTTACCTCAAGTACTTGTACTTCACAGCCGACGGGCACAAATCCCACGACGTCGATATCCCGGTCGACGAGCCACCAATGATCCACGACTTTGCCGTCACCGAGAACTACGCCGTCGTCCCTGACCAGCAGATCGTTTTCAAGCTCCAAGAGATGGTGCTAGGCGGCTCGCCGGTGGTGTACGACAAGAACAAGACGGCGCGGTTCGGCGTGCTGCCGAAGCGCGCTGCCAACGCTTTGGAGCTCCGGTGGGTGGAGGTCCCCGACTGCTTCTGCTTCCATCTCTGGAACGCGTGGGGGGGCGAGGCCACCGGTGAGATCGTAGTCATTGGGTCCTGCATGACACCGCCGGACGCCGTGTTCAACGAGTCACCGGACCAGGAGCAGAGCTTCCGCAGCGTGCTCTCGGAGATACGCCTCGACCCGCGCACCGGTAcgtcccgccgccgcgccgtgctGCGGGAGGCCGACCAGGTGAACCTTGAGGCCGGCATGGTGAACCGGCAGCTCCTGGGGAGGAAGACGCGGTATGCCTACCTCGCCATCGCTGAGCCGTGGCCCAGGGTTTCCGGTTTCGCCAAGGTGGACCTCGAGTCCGGCACGGCGGAGAAGTTCACCTACGGCGAGGGTCGGTACGGCGGTGAGCCCTGCTTCGTGCCGCACGCGGATGGCTCcggcgcggaggacgacgggtaCGTGCTCTGCTTCGTGCACGACGAGAGCCGCGGTAGCGCCGACGGCACGTCGTCGGAGCTACTGGTTGTCAACGCCCGGGACTTGCGCTCGGAGGCCACTGTAGAGCTGCCGGGGCGCGTGCCGTACGGACTATATACGCTactgatttttttaaaaaaatttgaTGATAATTAG